The DNA segment GTGCAGGCTATAGTAAAGAGTAAAAATTTAGCCTTTATAAAATCTCTAAAATTGACCTTATTACTTAGTAAGCCATCAAAATGCGCACTTTGCCAGGCAAACATAAACTGTCCGTACATGAGGATAGAAATGCCCGTCATAAATATGGCACCAAACATCATCTGTCCAAAGGCATTTGCTGCAATCACCTCCTGCTTATAAAAGAGAAACCCGTACAGCAGAAAAAGGAAACCCATAAAAAAGGATACACGGGAGCGCTTATGTCGTAAAATCAGTTTCAGTTCTAAAGCAGCAAGTTCTCCTGTCCTGCCAAAACGGTTTAAAAAAGGATAATCTGTACTTACTTTTTTCTCATTGTCACTACCCAGTTCTTCTACATATAAATTGCGGCCCAGATAGTGGCTGTTCATCTTAAATATCAGGATGGCGGCGATGCTGAAAACCAGGGCGCTAAGGGGTTGGCCGACAATTATCCTGAATACGGCATCAGAGCCCTTCATGATAGAGATCACTTTATAGTACTCAAGTACGGCGAAACCTGCAATGATTAACAATCCTGCAATGGTGTAAAATAAGTTAGTGATGGATTTCCGTTTAATATACAGCACAAAATAATTGTTAAACACCGCAATTGAAAGTATGGAAACCAGATACATGAGGGTTACAAAACCCCCATACTGAGCTGATATTTTTGTAAAGCAGAAAGGCAGGAACAAGAGGAAAGGCCATAGGTTGAAGGCCGAAAACAGGGCCTTAATGTTTAAAAAGCCGATAATTTTGTTTTTGGGAATTTTAAGGTGCAGATAGGGGATGACACTGAGTGTTGGCAGTTCCTGTAACTGAAAACGCATGACAAGATCAAAAGCAAAGTAGTATAAAATTATTCCGTTAAAGCTTTTGATGATGTCCTGGTGTGGGAATAGCTGCAGCAGAAAATGAGCCATTCCGAAACCTAAACCTACAGCTACGGCCAGAAAATAAAGGATAAAAAAGATGAGTACAATTTGTGTTGCCAGGCTGCCTTTACGGTTTCTGGAGCGCCAGAAAGCCTTCCACTGGTGATTTAAAAAGGTAGTCAGCATATCAATAATTGTATTTGTTTTTCCAGTTCTTCCGCAGTTGTTCCCTCAGCTTATCTTCTGCAGGATTTTTTCCGGGCTCATATAATTTGGTGCCACTTAGTGGTTCCGGTAAATATTCCTGGGCTTCAAAGTTCCCCTCATAGCTATGGGCGTATTTATAGTCTTTACCATAACCAATGTTTTTCATCAGTTTGGTAGGCGCATTGCGGATGTGCAGGGGTACAGGCAGGTTGCCGGTTTGTTTTACCAGGGCCTGGGCATTATTTATGGCTTCGTAAGCCGCATTGCTCTTCACAGAAGCCGCCATATAGGTTACTGCCTGTGAAAGTATGATCCGGGCTTCCGGATAACCGATCACATTAACTGCCTGGAAACAATTGTTTGCCAGTAATAAAGCATTTGGATTGGCATTGCCAATGTCTTCAGATGCAAGTATCAATAGCCTGCGGGCAATAAACAGCGGGTCTTCACCGCCTTCTATCATTCTGGCCAGCCAGTAAACAGCTGCATTGGGGTCGCTTCCCCGTATAGATTTGATAAATGCAGAGATGATGTCGTAATGCTGTTCTCCGGCTTTGTCATACAGGGCCAGGTTTTGCTGTGCATGGGCCAAAACGTTTTCATTGGTCAGCACAATCTTAGTCCCTCCAATTCCGTTAACGGCAATCTCCAGCACATTGAGCAGCTTTCTGGCATCTCCGCCTGATAAGCGGATCAGGGCCTCATGTTCCTTTATTGTGATTTTCTTTTCCTTAAGGAGTACGTCCTGCTTTATGGCTGTTTGCAGTAATCCCGACAGTTCTTCTTCGTTCAGGGCTTTTAGAATATATACCTGGCACCTGGAAAGCAAGGCCGAGATGACTTCAAAAGAAGGATTTTCTGTAGTAGCACCAATTAAAGTGACCAGGCCTCGTTCTACGGCACCCAGCAGGCTGTCCTGCTGCGACTTACTGAACCTGTGAATCTCATCAATAAAAAGAATGGGCAAACCCATCAGGCTGTCTTTGAGCAGTGCAGCCCGGTCTATCACGTCCCTGATGTCCTTAACCCCCGAATTGATGGCGCTCAGGTTAAAAAAAGGCCGGTCCAATGTTTGTGAAATGATATAGGCAAGGGTTGTTTTGCCTACACCCGGAGGTCCCCAGAATATCATTGAAGGCAATTGCCCGCTTTGTATGGCCTTTCTTAATACGGCATCCGGTCCTACTAAATGTTGTTGCCCTACATATTCGTCCAGGTTTTGTGGGCGCATACGTTCGGCTAAAGGAGGGAGGTTTTGCATAAAAGTAAAGATACTAAAAAAAGTAGCAAAGAAAATCCTTCTTTGATCTGCTTAGGCTCCGCCTTCTTTAGAACTTGCTTTGGGTTTTTTATTCCAGAATTTACGTTTTGGCTTACCCGATCCTGATTTTTGTGCTGCTGGTTTTGGCTTTGCATGGCGTTCAGTGGTTGCCTCTGGTATTGCCACAAGGTGCTCCGGCAAAGGAATCCTGTCAATCTCCTTTTCTATCAGTTTTTCAATACTGACCAGCTTACGCTTGTCCCGGCTATTTACCAGGGTTATGGCAGTTCCTTTGGTTGCAGCCCTGGCGGTACGCCCAATGCGGTGCACATAATCTTCTGCATCATGGGGCACGTCAAAATTCACGACCAGATCTATACCTTCCACATCAATCCCCCTGCTCAATACATCCGTACCAATCAGGATGGGCAATTGCTTGTTTTTAAACTTCAGTAAAATGCTTTCTCTTTCACTTTGTCCGAGGTCAGAATGAAATGCTTCCGCTTTAAGGCCCAGGGTACGGAATACCTTGCCCAGGTTTTTTACTTTTTCTTTGGTAGAGGCAAAAATAATGATGCTCTTATATTCACCTGTTTTTAACACATCAGTTAGCAAGGGTACTTTTTGTTCATCATGAACAAAATAGATCTGCTGTAATATGCCTTCTGCGGGTTTAGACAAAGCAATGTTAATTTGTTCAGGATGCTTCAGCAGTGTTGCTGCCAGTTTTCTGATCTTCGGCGGCATGGTAGCCGAAAACATTACAGTTTGCCTTACCTGAGGCAGGTAGCTTACTATGCGCATAATGTCATCGTAAAAGCCCATGTCCAGCATTCTGTCTGCCTCGTCCAGCACCAGGTGCTGTAACTGATCCAGCTTTAATACTCCTGATGAAAGGTGGGAAATCAAACGCCCGGGAGTGGCGATAATGAGGTCTACACCTTCCCGCATCGACCTTTTTTGCTGTTCATAGGCAATGCCGTCGCCACCACCATAAACCGTTAACGAGCTGATGTTGGTAAAATAAGACAGGGCTTCTACCTGCAGGTCTATCTGCTGGGCAAGCTCCCTTGTCGGGGCCAGTATCAGGGTATTGTTATGCCGGTTTTCCGTTTCCACAATCATATTCATGATCGGCAAAAGGTAGGCACCCGTTTTTCCGGTTCCTGTTTGTGCACAGGCAATTAAATCTTTCTTATTTAAAATAAGCGGAATAGCCTGCTGCTGGATTGGGGTTGCGTTGCGAAACCCCATGGCTAATAACCCTTCCAGTAATTCGGGGTTAAAATTAAAATCTTTGAAATCCAATATACTTCTATGTTGTTAGTATTTACCGTATAAAAGTAATCTTTTTTATTCTATTTATTCTTATCCGCGTAACCAAACACTTTCTGAAGCAAGGAAGATGACCTTGCACCCAGATTATCCCTTATTTTAAGCTCTTCCTGGGCCACCTGTATAAACATACCATCAATTGCTTTTTGGGCAACATATTCCGAAAGGTCTGTATTCACCGGCTTCATCAGGGGTATTTTATTGTATTGGCCGGCGGCCTGGCCCCAATATTTGGTAGCCCCTACATTGGCCAGACTGGTGGTGATCACCGGTTTAAACTTCTCCATCAGCTGAGCCGTGGTTACCCTTTTAAAATAATTGGTTGCGGCATCTTTACTGCCCAGCAATATATTGGTGGCATCGGTAATGGTCATTTGTTTAATGGCCGAAATAAAGATGGGTTTAGCTTCTTTGGCGGCGCTTTCGGCTGCACGGTTTAAGCTTACGATCACATTGTCGGCCAGTTTACCCATGCCTATGCTGCGCAGCGTTTTTTCAACTTTCTGGGCTTCCGGCGGAAAGAGGATCTTTACCGCCATATTGCCCAGAAAGCCGTCTTTTGCCGAAAGGAGGTCGGCCCCCCTGGAGGTACCTATTTCCAGTGCTTCTTTAATGCCCATCCCAATTTCCAGTGCGCTGGGTGTGCCCGTTGTAGCGGTTGTACCACTGCCTTTTCCAGTTACCTGTTTTAAAATATTGCCTATTTTAATCTGGCTCTGGGCTTGCAGGACAGGAAATGTTAACCCTGCCGTTAAAGCCAGGTAAAGAAACTTCTTTTTCATCAGTGTTATTTTTTGGCTGAAGATAGCAATTCTTCTGCCATTAATTTTGCCGACTTAGCCAGTTTTATAAATTCTGAGCGATAACCTTCTTTGTCTTTTCCCTTCGCATTTTCTGCAATGCCGATCAACTGGCCATAAGAAGCGTCCTGTTTAAATTCTGATTGCCTGAGCAGCATCCCGAATTCTGCAACGGCTGCTGCAAACCTGAAATTGTTACTGGTATGACTAAAAGGGGCCGACTGGTCAATCACTGCTTTCGAGATCAGTTTACTCGTATGGCCATCCGGGGTTTTATAACGCAGTTTTACCGTCAGCATTTCAGCACTCCCATTGCCCCTAACCGGGGTTTTATTGAACTGATATTTTAGTTTATCTACAGAATCCAGGAAACTGCTTTTGATACCAGCAGGTATGATTTCATACAAGGCCGTTACGGTATGGCCCGAGCCCATTTCACCGGCATCCTTTTTATCGTCATTAAAATCCCTGTCCTGCAGCAACCTGTTTTCGTAACCTATTAAACGGTAGGCCTGTACTTTGTCCGGATTAAATTCCAGCTGGAGTTTCACATCTTTGGCAATGGTAAATAAGGTGCCCCCAAATTCGTTGATCAGTACTTTTCTGGCTTCACTGATGTTATCAATATAAGCGTAATTGCCATTGCCCTTATCGGCCAGTGTTTCCATTTTGCTGTCTTTCATATTTCCCATGCCATAGCCCAGCACAGTTAAGAACACACCTGATTTGCGTTTTTCTTCAATCAGGCTTTCCATATCCTTATCACTGGATGCGCCCACATTAAAATCGCCATCTGTAGCCAGGATAATCCTGTTGTTGCCGCCTTTAATAAAATTATCTGTAGCTACCTGATAGGCCAGCTGAATGCCTGCGCCACCGGCGGTTGAACCTCCGGCGCTTAATTTATTTAATGCTTCTTTAATTTTTGTTTTTTCATTACCGGGTGTAGAAGGCAGTACCAGCCCTGAATTTCCGGCATACACCACAATGGCTACTTTATCCTCAGGACGCAGCTGCTCCGTCAGCAGCTTAAATGAAGCGATCAGCAGCGGAAGCTTATTGGGCTGGTTCATTGATCCGGATACATCTATCAGAAAAACCAGATTGGATGCAGGCAGGTTATCTGTTGGTATTTTCTTTCCCTGCAGGCCAATCTGTACCAGTTTGTGGTTTGCATTCCAGGGTGCATCTGCAATTTCTGTTACAATATTTACGGGGTCATTTCCTTTGGGCTGCGGATATTCATAGTCGAAATAATTGATCATTTCTTCAATCCTTACCGCATCTTTAGGTGGCATACCCCCATTGTTGATGAAACGGCGTACATTGCTGTAGGAAGCCGCGTCCACATCAACAGCAAAAGTAGAAAGCGGGTTTTTGCCGGGGTTCCTGAATCCGTTCTCACTAATGCCGGCATAACTTTCTGTATTTCGTTCAGGCCCTACCCAAATTCCTGAAGCCATGCCGCGTATCATGACATTTGCAGGGGCAGCGCCAACAATTTCACTTTTTTTCATCGTACCATAGCCCACTGCAACTACTTCATTCAAACTTTGGACGCTATGTTCCATTACTACATTCAGGCTGGAAAACTTCCCGATTTTTACCCTAAGTGTTTTATAACCGATATAAGAGAAGCTTAAGCTTTCTGCATCCTCTGCTACAGAAATGGAATACCGCCCATCTTTGTCGGTCCGGGTATAGGTTTTACCTGTGGGCAAACTTACCATTACACCCGGCAGTCCTTTGCCATCGGCTTTATCAGTTACCTTTCCGGTAATGGTCTTTACTGCGGCAAAGCTTTCCTGGAAACCCATTACCATCAGCATCAATAGAGGTAGCAATAATTTTTTCATAATCGTTTGTTTTTGGATATGATGTCAGCTTTGCAGAATTTCCATACCTTGTCGAAAAATATTTTTATACTTGAGCAGTTTTGCTGGTTTAATTGTATAGTTTAATGAAATCAATGTTTTAGTAAGCCTTGAAGTTTATAAAGAATAACGCCCGGATACAGGAGCAGGACGATGCTGCTTTAATTGCACGCTATAAAAGCGGAAGCGATCTGGAGGCTTTGGGCGCGCTTTATAACAAGTATATGCACCTGGTATTCGGGGTGTGCTTAAATTATCTGAAAGACGAGGAGCAAAGCAAGGATGCTGTGATGCAGATTTTTGAGGAACTGGTGGTAAAGCTGAAAATACATGAGGTGCAGAACTTTAAAAGCTGGCTGCATGTGCTTACCCGGAACCATTGTTTAATGGCTTTAAGGAAACAATCAAAACATACTACCGTTTCAATTGAGGATACTTTTGTGGAAAACACAGATTTTGTGCATCTTGATATGGATGATACAAAAGAGAGGAAGCTTACCGTTATGGAAAAGTGTATGGAAACACTTCCGGAAGAGCAGCGTTTAAGTGTAGACCTGTTTTATCTGCAGGAAAAATGCTATAAGGAAGTGGCCGATATTACTGGTTATGATATGCTTAAAGTAAAAAGTTATATCCAGAATGGAAAAAGAAATCTTAAAATTTGTATAGAAAAGAAGAGCAGTGAATAAGGATTGGTTAGATATAGGGATTTTAGAGGATTACCTTGATGGTAAACTGGATGCTAAAACCATGAACAGGGTGGAGCGTGAAGCGCTTGATGACCCTTTTGTGGCCGAGGCCCTTGCCGGTTTAAGCGAATCGCCCAGGCGCTCCCTGCAATCCATTTCCCTGCTCCAGAAACAATTGCACGAAAGGATTGCCCAGCAGCAGACAGTAAAAAAGACATCAGTGGTTACCTGGCAGCGTTTAAGCATAGCTGCTGCAGCAGCGGTAATGTTTATTGCGGTCAGTA comes from the Pedobacter heparinus DSM 2366 genome and includes:
- a CDS encoding DUF5687 family protein, with the translated sequence MLTTFLNHQWKAFWRSRNRKGSLATQIVLIFFILYFLAVAVGLGFGMAHFLLQLFPHQDIIKSFNGIILYYFAFDLVMRFQLQELPTLSVIPYLHLKIPKNKIIGFLNIKALFSAFNLWPFLLFLPFCFTKISAQYGGFVTLMYLVSILSIAVFNNYFVLYIKRKSITNLFYTIAGLLIIAGFAVLEYYKVISIMKGSDAVFRIIVGQPLSALVFSIAAILIFKMNSHYLGRNLYVEELGSDNEKKVSTDYPFLNRFGRTGELAALELKLILRHKRSRVSFFMGFLFLLYGFLFYKQEVIAANAFGQMMFGAIFMTGISILMYGQFMFAWQSAHFDGLLSNKVNFRDFIKAKFLLFTIACTLITLLASFYGFLSPKLLLLHLTAYLYNVGFGTVMVLYLANFNYKRIDINKSATFNYQGISANQWLLMFPYALTPILIYLPFGLLGKPYLGLILVSAFGLMMILMRGYWVNFITRKFEQQRYKIAEGFRA
- a CDS encoding replication-associated recombination protein A; this translates as MQNLPPLAERMRPQNLDEYVGQQHLVGPDAVLRKAIQSGQLPSMIFWGPPGVGKTTLAYIISQTLDRPFFNLSAINSGVKDIRDVIDRAALLKDSLMGLPILFIDEIHRFSKSQQDSLLGAVERGLVTLIGATTENPSFEVISALLSRCQVYILKALNEEELSGLLQTAIKQDVLLKEKKITIKEHEALIRLSGGDARKLLNVLEIAVNGIGGTKIVLTNENVLAHAQQNLALYDKAGEQHYDIISAFIKSIRGSDPNAAVYWLARMIEGGEDPLFIARRLLILASEDIGNANPNALLLANNCFQAVNVIGYPEARIILSQAVTYMAASVKSNAAYEAINNAQALVKQTGNLPVPLHIRNAPTKLMKNIGYGKDYKYAHSYEGNFEAQEYLPEPLSGTKLYEPGKNPAEDKLREQLRKNWKNKYNY
- a CDS encoding DEAD/DEAH box helicase; amino-acid sequence: MDFKDFNFNPELLEGLLAMGFRNATPIQQQAIPLILNKKDLIACAQTGTGKTGAYLLPIMNMIVETENRHNNTLILAPTRELAQQIDLQVEALSYFTNISSLTVYGGGDGIAYEQQKRSMREGVDLIIATPGRLISHLSSGVLKLDQLQHLVLDEADRMLDMGFYDDIMRIVSYLPQVRQTVMFSATMPPKIRKLAATLLKHPEQINIALSKPAEGILQQIYFVHDEQKVPLLTDVLKTGEYKSIIIFASTKEKVKNLGKVFRTLGLKAEAFHSDLGQSERESILLKFKNKQLPILIGTDVLSRGIDVEGIDLVVNFDVPHDAEDYVHRIGRTARAATKGTAITLVNSRDKRKLVSIEKLIEKEIDRIPLPEHLVAIPEATTERHAKPKPAAQKSGSGKPKRKFWNKKPKASSKEGGA
- a CDS encoding DUF4197 domain-containing protein, with protein sequence MKKKFLYLALTAGLTFPVLQAQSQIKIGNILKQVTGKGSGTTATTGTPSALEIGMGIKEALEIGTSRGADLLSAKDGFLGNMAVKILFPPEAQKVEKTLRSIGMGKLADNVIVSLNRAAESAAKEAKPIFISAIKQMTITDATNILLGSKDAATNYFKRVTTAQLMEKFKPVITTSLANVGATKYWGQAAGQYNKIPLMKPVNTDLSEYVAQKAIDGMFIQVAQEELKIRDNLGARSSSLLQKVFGYADKNK
- a CDS encoding vWA domain-containing protein; its protein translation is MKKLLLPLLMLMVMGFQESFAAVKTITGKVTDKADGKGLPGVMVSLPTGKTYTRTDKDGRYSISVAEDAESLSFSYIGYKTLRVKIGKFSSLNVVMEHSVQSLNEVVAVGYGTMKKSEIVGAAPANVMIRGMASGIWVGPERNTESYAGISENGFRNPGKNPLSTFAVDVDAASYSNVRRFINNGGMPPKDAVRIEEMINYFDYEYPQPKGNDPVNIVTEIADAPWNANHKLVQIGLQGKKIPTDNLPASNLVFLIDVSGSMNQPNKLPLLIASFKLLTEQLRPEDKVAIVVYAGNSGLVLPSTPGNEKTKIKEALNKLSAGGSTAGGAGIQLAYQVATDNFIKGGNNRIILATDGDFNVGASSDKDMESLIEEKRKSGVFLTVLGYGMGNMKDSKMETLADKGNGNYAYIDNISEARKVLINEFGGTLFTIAKDVKLQLEFNPDKVQAYRLIGYENRLLQDRDFNDDKKDAGEMGSGHTVTALYEIIPAGIKSSFLDSVDKLKYQFNKTPVRGNGSAEMLTVKLRYKTPDGHTSKLISKAVIDQSAPFSHTSNNFRFAAAVAEFGMLLRQSEFKQDASYGQLIGIAENAKGKDKEGYRSEFIKLAKSAKLMAEELLSSAKK
- a CDS encoding RNA polymerase sigma factor, with amino-acid sequence MKFIKNNARIQEQDDAALIARYKSGSDLEALGALYNKYMHLVFGVCLNYLKDEEQSKDAVMQIFEELVVKLKIHEVQNFKSWLHVLTRNHCLMALRKQSKHTTVSIEDTFVENTDFVHLDMDDTKERKLTVMEKCMETLPEEQRLSVDLFYLQEKCYKEVADITGYDMLKVKSYIQNGKRNLKICIEKKSSE